In Helicobacter ibis, a genomic segment contains:
- a CDS encoding phosphoglycerate kinase, protein MSKNIQKMQNVKSVREVEIKDKRVLIRVDFNVPLDDELNISDDTRIREAIPTINYCIDAGAKSIILVSHLGRPKGKSDEFSLKVILKRLERLLNKNVVFADLDNAQVTLNTLVDGSIILLENIRFYEGEEKNDDNLSKKLASLCDVYVNDAFGTSHRKHSSTYGVAKYANVKVAGLLLKKEIDSFAVALSNPIRPLLLIVGGSKVSSKLTLLTSILDVVDKIVIGGAMSNTFLKAVGYDMKDSLVEDNLLEEAKNILRIAKEKHVKIYLPVDVVTTTKDKKDIKIVPAQDVPDERMAVDIGPATVRLFNEVIRDCETIIWNGPLGMYEDQKFSRGTFSISHTIADTYAYSVIGGGDTADAVNRAGDKDSISFTSTGGGASLELLEGVVLPAFEVLDTRE, encoded by the coding sequence ATGAGTAAGAATATTCAAAAAATGCAAAATGTAAAAAGTGTAAGAGAAGTAGAAATCAAAGATAAAAGGGTGTTAATTAGAGTTGATTTTAATGTGCCTTTAGATGATGAGCTAAATATCAGCGATGATACAAGAATACGAGAAGCAATACCTACTATTAATTATTGTATCGATGCTGGAGCAAAGTCTATTATTCTTGTAAGTCATCTTGGGCGACCAAAGGGCAAGAGTGACGAGTTTTCTTTAAAAGTAATATTAAAAAGATTAGAGAGATTATTGAATAAAAATGTTGTTTTTGCTGATTTGGACAATGCTCAAGTAACGCTAAATACTCTTGTTGATGGCAGTATTATTTTGCTTGAGAATATTAGATTCTATGAAGGTGAAGAAAAAAATGATGATAATCTATCTAAAAAATTAGCAAGTTTATGCGATGTGTATGTAAATGATGCGTTTGGAACTTCTCATAGAAAGCACTCTTCCACATATGGAGTGGCAAAATATGCTAATGTAAAAGTTGCTGGATTATTGTTAAAAAAAGAAATAGATTCTTTTGCAGTTGCTTTATCGAATCCTATTAGACCTTTGCTATTAATTGTTGGTGGTTCTAAAGTGTCTTCTAAATTAACGCTTCTTACTTCAATACTTGATGTGGTAGATAAAATAGTAATCGGCGGTGCTATGAGTAATACATTTTTAAAAGCAGTAGGTTATGACATGAAAGATTCATTAGTTGAGGATAATTTACTAGAAGAGGCAAAAAACATTCTAAGAATTGCAAAAGAAAAGCATGTAAAGATATATTTGCCTGTAGATGTTGTAACTACAACAAAAGATAAAAAAGACATAAAAATTGTCCCTGCACAAGATGTTCCTGATGAGCGTATGGCAGTAGATATAGGACCTGCAACTGTTAGGTTGTTTAATGAGGTTATTAGAGATTGTGAGACTATTATTTGGAATGGTCCATTAGGTATGTATGAAGATCAAAAGTTCTCGCGTGGGACATTTAGCATATCTCATACAATAGCAGATACATACGCATATAGTGTAATAGGTGGTGGAGATACTGCAGATGCGGTAAATAGAGCAGGAGATAAAGATAGTATAAGCTTTACTTCAACAGGTGGTGGAGCATCTTTGGAGCTATTAGAAGGTGTTGTGTTACCTGCATTTGAGGTGTTAGATACTAGAGAATAG
- a CDS encoding YqaA family protein, whose amino-acid sequence MIENLGILGLFLISFIASSLYPLGSEVFVAMFIKLGYDKYLVLLVATLGNTLGTLSTYAIGYFGTNLILHSRFKENIKKAIKYVNITKKFGSLCAFFTFLPIIGDIFALALGITRCNLAKMIIFVTLGKTLRYYLIIHFISA is encoded by the coding sequence ATGATAGAAAATCTAGGAATCTTGGGGCTATTTTTAATATCATTTATAGCTAGTTCTTTATATCCACTAGGCTCTGAAGTATTTGTAGCTATGTTTATAAAGTTAGGATACGACAAATATCTAGTCTTACTAGTGGCAACATTAGGAAATACACTAGGAACGCTAAGCACATATGCCATAGGCTATTTTGGTACTAACCTTATTCTTCATAGTAGATTTAAAGAAAATATCAAAAAAGCCATAAAATATGTAAATATTACAAAAAAATTCGGAAGTTTATGTGCGTTTTTTACTTTCTTGCCAATTATTGGAGATATTTTCGCCCTAGCCTTAGGGATTACAAGATGCAATCTAGCCAAAATGATTATCTTTGTAACTCTAGGCAAGACATTAAGATATTATTTAATCATACATTTTATAAGTGCTTAA
- a CDS encoding M23 family metallopeptidase, producing the protein MKKTLLMLILVSFVISKEYEVENGKTLILTTKDTKAENIKINNRTYKWLQHPKNSNEKILIITIPYRTKPEISNNGDISIKVIEGNYKKEQIVVAQSKAKPNKENQQRIKKERDEANKIYATYTNSRFWDSPFINPMESVITSPYGSARIFNGEVNSYHSGTDFRAKIGTPIYAANSGKVVIAKDRFLAGKSIVIDHGEGIFSMYYHCSEIKVKLGDIVNKGDLIALSGNSGRVSGPHLHFGILARGAQVDPIDFIQKINTLFMDK; encoded by the coding sequence ATGAAAAAAACATTACTAATGCTAATACTAGTAAGCTTCGTTATCTCAAAAGAATACGAAGTAGAAAATGGCAAAACTCTAATCCTAACTACAAAAGACACAAAAGCAGAAAACATAAAAATAAACAATAGAACATACAAATGGCTACAACATCCAAAAAATAGCAATGAAAAGATTCTAATAATCACAATACCATATAGGACAAAACCAGAAATATCCAATAATGGAGATATAAGCATAAAGGTAATAGAGGGAAATTACAAAAAAGAACAAATAGTAGTCGCACAAAGTAAAGCAAAACCAAATAAGGAAAATCAACAAAGAATAAAAAAAGAAAGAGATGAAGCAAATAAAATTTATGCAACTTATACTAATTCTAGATTTTGGGATTCACCATTTATAAACCCAATGGAGAGCGTGATTACAAGTCCATATGGGAGTGCTAGAATCTTTAATGGTGAGGTAAATAGCTATCATAGTGGGACTGACTTTAGGGCAAAAATTGGCACACCAATATATGCAGCAAATAGTGGCAAAGTTGTGATTGCAAAAGACAGATTCTTGGCAGGAAAATCAATCGTAATTGATCATGGAGAAGGAATTTTTAGCATGTATTATCATTGCAGTGAAATCAAAGTAAAACTAGGAGATATTGTAAATAAAGGCGATTTAATAGCACTTAGTGGAAACAGTGGAAGAGTCAGCGGACCTCATTTGCACTTTGGGATTCTAGCTAGAGGAGCACAAGTTGATCCAATAGATTTTATACAAAAGATAAATACACTATTTATGGACAAATAA
- the putP gene encoding sodium/proline symporter PutP yields the protein MVQINFEIATTFIAYSLLMLFIGFYFYNKNKNTEDYFLGNRSMGPVVSALSAGASDMSGWLLLGLPGALYVTGFSEIYIAIGLSIGALLNWSFVAKRLRIYTSVIANSITIPDYFETRFSDDKHILRVLCAIVILIFFTFYVSAGLVSGAKLFEATFGIAYEYALTTGTIIIVAYTFLGGYKAVCWTDLIQGLLMMGALIVVPCAMIYHLGGIDESIKIVSEIKPQALSMGEGVSAIAIISSLAWGLGYFGQPHILVRFMSIRSTNDIKAATIVGISWMVISLIGACLIGVIGIAYVYKFELSLQDPEKIFIVMSQVLFNPWVSGILLSAILAAVMSTASSQLLVSSSTIAEDFYRRIFKTDASDKSILNIGKLGVLCVACIAFVISFDEDSSVLSIVAYAWAGFGASFGSVMLFSLFWERMTRVGAIGGMVVGAITVVLYKNYLGTYFNFPIYEIVPGFLAASITIIILSLLTNVREGTKVAYETMLKHL from the coding sequence ATGGTTCAAATTAATTTTGAAATTGCAACAACATTTATAGCATATTCATTGCTTATGCTTTTTATTGGATTTTATTTTTATAACAAAAATAAAAATACAGAAGACTATTTTTTAGGTAATCGTTCTATGGGACCTGTTGTATCAGCACTATCTGCTGGTGCATCTGATATGAGTGGGTGGTTGCTTTTGGGATTGCCGGGAGCTTTGTATGTTACTGGATTTAGTGAAATTTACATTGCAATAGGTTTATCAATTGGGGCATTATTAAATTGGAGCTTTGTTGCAAAGAGGCTTAGAATCTACACAAGCGTAATTGCAAATTCTATTACAATACCTGATTATTTTGAGACTAGATTCTCCGATGATAAGCATATTTTGCGTGTGTTATGTGCTATTGTTATTTTGATATTTTTTACATTTTATGTATCTGCTGGACTTGTTAGTGGTGCAAAGCTATTTGAAGCTACTTTTGGTATAGCATATGAGTATGCACTAACAACTGGAACAATCATTATCGTAGCATATACATTTCTTGGTGGATATAAGGCTGTTTGTTGGACTGATCTTATACAAGGCTTATTAATGATGGGTGCTTTAATTGTTGTGCCTTGTGCGATGATATATCATTTAGGCGGTATTGATGAGAGTATAAAAATAGTATCTGAAATTAAACCTCAAGCTTTATCCATGGGTGAGGGAGTTAGTGCTATTGCTATTATTTCAAGTTTAGCTTGGGGTCTTGGATATTTTGGGCAACCTCATATTTTAGTTAGATTCATGTCTATTCGTTCTACAAATGATATTAAAGCAGCTACTATTGTTGGAATCTCTTGGATGGTTATTTCTTTGATTGGTGCTTGTTTAATTGGTGTAATTGGGATTGCTTATGTGTATAAATTTGAGCTATCACTACAAGATCCTGAAAAGATATTTATTGTAATGAGTCAAGTATTGTTTAATCCTTGGGTTAGCGGAATCTTACTTTCTGCTATTTTGGCTGCTGTTATGAGCACGGCAAGTTCTCAACTGCTTGTATCAAGCTCTACTATTGCAGAGGATTTTTATAGAAGAATTTTTAAAACAGATGCATCAGATAAATCAATCTTAAACATAGGTAAGCTTGGCGTATTGTGCGTTGCTTGTATTGCTTTTGTGATTTCTTTTGATGAGGATTCTAGTGTTTTATCTATCGTTGCTTATGCGTGGGCTGGGTTTGGTGCTAGTTTTGGTAGTGTTATGTTGTTTTCTTTATTTTGGGAGAGAATGACTAGAGTTGGTGCAATAGGTGGTATGGTTGTAGGCGCTATTACTGTGGTGCTTTATAAAAATTATCTAGGGACTTATTTTAATTTCCCTATTTATGAGATTGTTCCGGGATTTTTAGCAGCTAGTATTACAATTATAATCTTAAGCCTACTTACAAATGTAAGAGAGGGGACAAAAGTAGCGTATGAAACAATGCTTAAGCACTTATAA
- the hisF gene encoding imidazole glycerol phosphate synthase subunit HisF — translation MALASRIIPCLDIKNDKVVKGINFKGLQETGCPVEMAKKYNDDGADEIVFLDISASSEGKKTRIELIKKVAQEIFIPLTIGGGISSLDDIYELLNAGCDKISINSSAIINPNLIEQSAKRFGSQCIVVAIDTKYQNNKWEIYTHGGTRKTNKELLSWAQEAQDRGAGELLITSMDCDGLQNGYDLEQISKLHEIVTIPIIASGGAGRDSDFYDVFKVGASGALAASVFHFDLINIKILKKYLKENGIEIRI, via the coding sequence ATGGCACTAGCAAGTAGGATCATACCATGCTTAGATATAAAAAATGACAAAGTTGTAAAAGGAATAAATTTTAAAGGATTGCAAGAGACAGGCTGTCCGGTAGAAATGGCAAAAAAATATAATGATGATGGAGCAGATGAGATAGTTTTTTTAGACATTAGTGCATCAAGTGAAGGTAAAAAAACAAGAATTGAACTAATAAAAAAAGTAGCACAAGAAATCTTTATACCTCTAACAATAGGTGGTGGCATAAGCTCACTAGATGATATATATGAGCTATTGAATGCTGGATGTGATAAGATAAGCATAAATTCTTCAGCAATAATAAATCCAAATCTAATAGAACAAAGCGCAAAAAGATTCGGCTCTCAATGTATTGTTGTAGCTATTGATACAAAATATCAAAATAATAAATGGGAAATATACACACATGGTGGCACAAGAAAGACCAATAAAGAGCTACTTTCATGGGCACAAGAAGCACAAGATAGAGGTGCAGGAGAGCTACTTATTACAAGCATGGATTGCGATGGATTGCAAAATGGATATGACTTAGAACAAATATCAAAACTACATGAAATAGTAACAATACCAATAATAGCAAGTGGCGGTGCTGGGAGAGATTCTGACTTTTATGATGTATTTAAAGTTGGTGCAAGTGGTGCATTAGCCGCTTCTGTGTTTCACTTTGATCTAATAAATATAAAAATTCTAAAGAAATACCTAAAAGAAAATGGCATAGAAATACGAATCTAA
- the corA gene encoding magnesium/cobalt transporter CorA — MLNLFIKRNGLVVRESIASVSAINSSDDILWIDLLHPTTEEIAYISKTYMLEMPTKEEREEIEESARYWEDSDTITINTYFLTKPNEENVFHNETITFLLTHGILFTLRYSEFRIFDEIQQRVLASPKYFEDGFDLITNIFELRVEKDADMLESIAKQTRMLRRSLFDKELSDEILSTLSLLEEMHLSLRDSLFDKRLAITALLRTDKVDSDSKKSLGIVLKDINSLVEFANVNMNILDNIQTLFASHINIEQNKIIKIFTVVTVAMMPPTLIATIYGMNFKHMPELEWAYSYPVVLCTMIVSTILPILYFKKKKWL; from the coding sequence ATGCTGAATCTTTTTATAAAGCGTAATGGACTTGTTGTTAGAGAGAGCATAGCTTCTGTTAGTGCTATTAATTCTAGTGATGATATTTTGTGGATTGATCTTTTGCATCCGACTACAGAAGAGATAGCGTATATTTCTAAGACATATATGCTTGAGATGCCAACCAAAGAAGAAAGAGAAGAGATAGAAGAATCTGCTAGATATTGGGAAGATAGCGATACTATTACTATTAATACTTACTTTCTAACAAAACCAAATGAAGAAAATGTCTTTCATAATGAAACAATCACATTTCTTCTAACACATGGTATCTTATTTACTCTCAGATATAGTGAGTTTAGGATATTTGATGAGATTCAACAAAGGGTTCTTGCAAGTCCGAAATATTTTGAAGATGGATTTGACTTGATTACAAATATTTTTGAGCTAAGGGTTGAGAAAGACGCTGATATGCTAGAGAGTATAGCTAAACAAACTAGAATGCTAAGAAGGTCATTGTTTGATAAAGAATTAAGCGATGAGATACTTAGCACATTATCTCTTTTGGAGGAAATGCACTTGAGTTTGAGAGATAGTTTGTTTGATAAAAGATTGGCTATTACAGCACTTTTGAGAACCGATAAGGTAGATAGTGATTCTAAAAAGTCATTAGGAATCGTACTAAAAGATATAAACTCTCTTGTAGAGTTTGCAAATGTAAATATGAATATCCTTGATAATATACAAACATTATTTGCAAGTCATATAAATATAGAACAAAATAAAATTATTAAAATTTTCACCGTTGTTACTGTAGCTATGATGCCACCAACACTTATAGCTACTATATATGGTATGAACTTTAAACATATGCCAGAGTTAGAGTGGGCTTATTCTTATCCTGTTGTGTTGTGCACTATGATTGTTTCTACTATTTTGCCTATTTTGTATTTCAAAAAGAAAAAATGGCTCTAA
- the grpE gene encoding nucleotide exchange factor GrpE, whose amino-acid sequence MKEWNRMQELNEEHSENKEVQELKTDEANNETSSEETEETIESLQAKVKELQDQYLRVYADFENTKKRMLREKDQSLEYAYERFARDLLPVIDTLESALKSVEDSNNDDEVVKKIGEGVSLTLDNLLKILVKHGIEPIDTQGEFDPNFHDAIMQVPSEAHEDGQIVAELQKGYKYKERVLRPSMVSIAKN is encoded by the coding sequence ATTAAGGAGTGGAATAGAATGCAAGAACTTAATGAAGAACATTCCGAAAACAAGGAAGTGCAAGAACTTAAAACTGATGAAGCAAATAATGAGACTTCTAGTGAAGAAACAGAAGAAACCATAGAATCTTTACAGGCTAAAGTTAAAGAATTGCAAGATCAGTATTTGCGCGTTTATGCTGATTTTGAAAATACCAAAAAAAGAATGCTAAGAGAAAAAGACCAAAGCTTAGAGTATGCTTATGAGAGATTTGCAAGAGATTTATTGCCTGTTATTGATACTTTGGAGAGTGCATTAAAGAGTGTAGAAGATTCAAATAATGATGATGAAGTGGTAAAAAAGATAGGAGAAGGCGTGTCTTTAACGCTTGATAACTTATTAAAGATTCTAGTAAAGCATGGTATTGAGCCTATTGATACTCAAGGTGAGTTTGATCCAAACTTTCATGATGCAATCATGCAAGTGCCAAGCGAAGCGCATGAAGATGGGCAAATTGTAGCAGAGTTGCAAAAGGGTTATAAATATAAAGAGAGAGTTTTGCGACCATCAATGGTTAGCATTGCAAAAAATTAA
- a CDS encoding class II aldolase and adducin N-terminal domain-containing protein, producing the protein MAKDNLEKIKTVSLSMFRKGFLGIFHGSISTKLEEGHFLINKKEAIFDNLTDDSFITLYHKKDYRWNEASIDAQIHSLLYQNLPNAKYIAYTTPPFTTSYTLSHDKILPKDYFGYKLLGSLNVYDPKDYDTWYERADVEINRYFKEHSGKIMVIKGYGVYVYHRDLRILSKLVAILENSCKILHFNSLLEGSMQNQDLFDL; encoded by the coding sequence ATGGCGAAAGACAATTTAGAAAAAATAAAAACTGTATCTTTATCAATGTTCAGAAAAGGCTTTTTAGGAATCTTTCATGGCTCAATATCCACAAAGTTAGAAGAAGGTCATTTTCTAATAAACAAAAAAGAAGCAATATTTGACAATCTAACAGATGATTCTTTTATAACTCTATATCACAAAAAGGATTATAGATGGAATGAAGCAAGTATAGATGCACAGATTCATTCTCTCCTATACCAAAATCTACCAAATGCAAAATATATAGCTTACACAACACCGCCATTTACCACCTCATATACATTGAGCCATGACAAGATTCTGCCAAAGGATTATTTTGGCTATAAACTACTAGGAAGCCTTAATGTATATGACCCAAAAGATTATGATACATGGTATGAGAGAGCTGATGTAGAGATAAACAGATACTTCAAAGAGCACAGCGGAAAAATAATGGTAATAAAGGGTTATGGTGTATATGTATATCATAGGGATTTACGGATACTATCAAAACTAGTTGCCATATTAGAAAATAGCTGCAAGATACTCCACTTCAATAGCCTCCTAGAAGGGAGTATGCAAAATCAAGATTTGTTTGATTTATAG
- the trpS gene encoding tryptophan--tRNA ligase — protein sequence MQLKRVFSGIQPTGDIHLGNYLGAVKNWVDREKEYDNVFCVVNSHAITIPQDPKVLREKTYELCAMLLACGLKDSTLFIQSEVQEHTSLGWLLTCITPMGDLNRMTQFKDKSQKNPKNILAGLFNYPNLMSADILLYKSHYVPVGEDQKQHIELARDTAIRFNRDFGETFIVPEPLIQKEGARIMGLDDPTKKMSKSSGVDKPNHLIALLDTPEVILKKCKKATTDSENKILFDKDRAGIYNLLTIYQCLSGDSKENIESEFANKGYGEFKVALADLIIEKLKPIRESYLKLIDDKSHLESILKSGANKAREIAEKTYKEAKEKMGLI from the coding sequence ATGCAATTAAAACGAGTTTTCTCTGGGATTCAGCCCACTGGAGATATACACTTGGGGAATTATCTAGGAGCGGTTAAAAATTGGGTTGATAGAGAAAAGGAATATGATAATGTTTTTTGTGTTGTTAATTCTCATGCTATAACAATTCCACAAGACCCGAAAGTATTAAGAGAAAAAACTTACGAATTATGTGCTATGCTTCTAGCTTGTGGCTTAAAAGATTCTACTTTATTTATACAATCAGAGGTGCAAGAACACACTTCTCTTGGTTGGTTGCTTACTTGCATTACTCCTATGGGAGATTTAAATCGTATGACGCAATTTAAAGATAAAAGTCAAAAAAATCCCAAAAATATACTAGCAGGACTTTTTAATTATCCAAATTTGATGAGTGCTGATATTTTGCTTTATAAAAGTCATTATGTTCCAGTTGGTGAGGATCAAAAGCAACATATAGAATTAGCAAGAGATACTGCAATTAGGTTTAATAGGGACTTTGGAGAGACATTTATTGTGCCAGAACCACTAATACAAAAAGAAGGTGCAAGAATAATGGGACTAGATGATCCAACAAAGAAAATGAGCAAATCAAGTGGAGTTGATAAGCCAAATCACTTAATAGCCTTGCTTGACACGCCAGAGGTGATTTTAAAAAAATGCAAAAAAGCAACTACAGATTCTGAAAATAAAATACTCTTTGATAAAGATAGAGCAGGAATTTATAATCTGCTTACTATATATCAATGCCTAAGTGGAGATAGTAAAGAAAATATAGAATCAGAATTTGCAAATAAGGGCTATGGGGAGTTTAAAGTTGCATTAGCAGATTTGATTATAGAGAAGTTAAAACCAATTAGAGAATCTTATCTCAAACTTATAGATGATAAATCGCATTTAGAATCTATACTAAAAAGCGGTGCAAACAAGGCTAGAGAAATTGCAGAAAAAACCTATAAAGAAGCAAAGGAGAAAATGGGGCTAATCTAG
- a CDS encoding D-2-hydroxyacid dehydrogenase, translating into MQHKIVFLDAKSLGNNNLGQYLSEFGEYTEYEITSPNETLQRCNDATIIITNKVILDSNILESLKDSLKLICITATGTNNVDLQTAQKLGIEVKNVVGYSTKSVAQHTLMMALALSAKIPYYDDYCKSKKYAQNPLFTNLDEKLELINGKNWGIIGLGTIGLEVARLANAFGAYISYYSTSGNNNNPDFQQKDLDTLLKESSIISIHAPLNEKTKNLLNKDNLDLIHEGAILINVGRGGIINENDLAETLKVKKFYAGLDVFESEPPKEDNPLFSKEIANQLLLTPHNAWGYENSKKKLIKGILDNIKEFLRLD; encoded by the coding sequence ATGCAACATAAAATCGTATTCCTCGATGCAAAAAGCCTAGGAAATAACAATCTTGGGCAATATCTAAGTGAATTTGGAGAATATACAGAATATGAAATAACATCTCCAAATGAGACACTACAAAGATGCAATGATGCAACAATAATTATCACAAATAAAGTCATATTAGATAGCAACATTTTAGAATCTCTAAAAGATTCTTTAAAATTAATCTGCATAACAGCAACAGGGACAAATAATGTAGATTTACAAACAGCACAAAAACTAGGAATCGAGGTTAAAAATGTAGTTGGATACTCCACTAAAAGTGTAGCACAACACACTCTTATGATGGCTTTAGCTTTAAGTGCAAAGATTCCTTATTATGATGATTATTGCAAAAGTAAAAAATACGCACAAAACCCACTTTTTACAAACCTTGATGAAAAATTAGAATTAATAAATGGTAAAAACTGGGGAATCATAGGCTTAGGGACAATAGGCTTAGAAGTAGCAAGATTAGCAAATGCATTTGGTGCATATATAAGCTACTATTCAACAAGTGGAAATAACAACAATCCTGACTTTCAACAAAAAGACCTAGATACTTTATTAAAAGAAAGCTCGATAATTTCAATACATGCTCCATTAAACGAAAAAACAAAAAATCTACTAAATAAAGATAATTTAGATCTAATACATGAAGGTGCAATTCTAATAAATGTCGGTAGAGGCGGGATTATAAATGAAAATGACCTAGCAGAAACACTAAAGGTTAAGAAATTTTACGCAGGTTTAGATGTATTTGAGAGTGAGCCACCAAAGGAAGATAATCCACTTTTCTCTAAAGAAATAGCAAACCAACTCCTACTAACTCCACATAATGCATGGGGATATGAAAACAGCAAGAAAAAGCTAATTAAAGGAATCTTGGACAATATAAAGGAATTTTTGAGGCTAGATTAG
- the argB gene encoding acetylglutamate kinase translates to MNNHKKVVSILLGALTYIKLFRGSKIVIKYGGAAQINPELKEQFALDIVMLYMLGIKPVIVHGGGKRINELLDLLNITSEFVNGIRKTSIDALKIVEMVLSGEINKEITAFLNFHGVNAIGISGKDSSLFSAVPKDNGKYGYTGEIVETKGEVIDKLLSEDLIPVIAPIACGNESGHPGFNINADSAASAIAVAIKAKRAIFLTDTSGVLNKDGKIYESLNASTTMKLVENGTISGGMIPKVESCLACVKGGVEKAHIIDGRIPHSILLELLTSGGIGTEFMLD, encoded by the coding sequence ATGAATAATCACAAAAAAGTAGTTTCAATCCTGCTAGGCGCACTTACATATATAAAGCTTTTTCGTGGTTCTAAGATAGTTATAAAATATGGCGGTGCAGCACAGATAAATCCAGAGTTAAAAGAGCAGTTCGCACTTGATATTGTAATGCTATATATGCTTGGTATTAAGCCTGTGATAGTGCATGGCGGAGGGAAGAGGATAAATGAGCTTTTAGACTTATTAAATATAACAAGCGAATTTGTAAATGGGATTAGAAAGACAAGCATAGATGCACTAAAAATAGTAGAAATGGTTCTAAGCGGGGAGATAAACAAGGAGATTACTGCATTTTTGAACTTCCATGGAGTAAATGCAATAGGTATTAGCGGTAAAGATTCGTCGCTATTTTCTGCTGTTCCAAAGGATAATGGGAAATATGGTTACACTGGAGAGATAGTTGAGACCAAAGGAGAGGTGATAGATAAGTTATTATCAGAAGATTTAATACCAGTTATCGCTCCAATTGCATGTGGTAATGAATCTGGACATCCGGGATTTAATATAAATGCAGATAGTGCAGCTAGTGCTATTGCAGTTGCTATTAAAGCTAAGAGAGCTATTTTTCTAACAGATACAAGTGGAGTGCTTAATAAAGATGGAAAAATATATGAATCTCTTAATGCCTCAACAACTATGAAATTAGTAGAAAATGGCACTATTAGTGGAGGTATGATACCTAAAGTTGAATCTTGTCTTGCTTGTGTAAAGGGTGGAGTTGAAAAAGCACACATAATAGATGGCAGAATCCCACACTCAATATTATTAGAACTTCTAACTAGTGGTGGAATTGGCACTGAATTTATGCTTGATTGA